In a single window of the Streptomyces cinnabarinus genome:
- a CDS encoding UBP-type zinc finger domain-containing protein, giving the protein MKQCTHADALPHPEPGPLSETCPECLAAGTHPVQLRLCLTCGHIGCCDSSPGRHAAGHHKDSGHPVMRTFEPGESWRWCFVDHVLV; this is encoded by the coding sequence ATGAAACAGTGCACGCACGCCGATGCGCTGCCGCACCCGGAACCCGGTCCGCTCAGCGAGACCTGTCCGGAGTGCCTGGCGGCAGGCACCCATCCGGTACAACTGCGGCTGTGCCTCACCTGCGGTCACATCGGCTGCTGCGACTCATCACCGGGACGGCACGCCGCCGGGCACCACAAGGATTCCGGTCATCCGGTGATGCGGACCTTCGAACCAGGAGAGAGCTGGCGGTGGTGCTTCGTGGACCACGTTCTGGTGTGA
- a CDS encoding anti-sigma factor encodes MSQIAGEPATQDFVEVRLPAAGAYLSVLRTATAGLAARLDFTLDEIEDLRIAVDEACAILLQQAVPGSVLSCVFRLVDDSLEVTVSAPTTDGHAPSRDTFAWTVLSALAGKVSSAVDDDKTVSISLYKQRGAGPGPA; translated from the coding sequence GTGTCCCAGATCGCAGGCGAGCCCGCGACCCAGGACTTCGTGGAAGTCCGGCTGCCGGCTGCGGGTGCCTACCTGTCGGTGCTGCGTACGGCGACTGCCGGCCTCGCGGCCCGTTTGGACTTCACCCTCGACGAGATCGAGGACCTGCGCATCGCGGTGGACGAGGCCTGCGCGATCCTGCTTCAGCAGGCCGTGCCCGGCTCGGTGCTCAGCTGTGTCTTCCGGCTCGTCGACGACTCGCTGGAGGTCACCGTCTCGGCGCCGACCACAGACGGTCACGCACCGTCACGGGACACCTTCGCCTGGACCGTGCTGTCCGCCCTCGCGGGCAAGGTCTCCTCCGCCGTGGACGACGACAAAACCGTTTCGATCAGCCTCTACAAACAGCGCGGCGCGGGACCCGGGCCGGCGTGA